One window from the genome of Magnolia sinica isolate HGM2019 chromosome 4, MsV1, whole genome shotgun sequence encodes:
- the LOC131243702 gene encoding putative E3 ubiquitin-protein ligase XBAT31: MGQGLSCTAAQEHGLFGAARAGDLKAFEVLVEREPGLIHQTTVYDRFSALHIAAANGQIEVLSLILEKSVHPDVVNRHKQTPLMLAAMHGKISCVQKLIQAGANILMFDSLHGRTCLHYAAYYGHSDCLQAILSAAQTTPVADSWGFARFVNVRDGNGATPLHLAARQRRPGCIHILLDNGGLVCAATGGYGCPGSTPLHLAARGGCLDSVRKLLAWGADRFQRDSSGRIPYTVALRHKHNACAALLNPSSAEPLVWPSPLKFISELNPEAKVLLERALMEANREREKNILKGTAYSLPSPPPSDNGVEDDIDEASENELCCICFDQVCTIEVQDCGHQMCAHCTLALCCHKKPDPTTACLTAPVCPFCRSNIAQLVVAKTENDEGDDLPSKLRKARRSRNFSEGSSSFKGLSTAGSFGRVAGRSSGRISDSNDGIDKP; this comes from the exons ATGGGTCAGGGGCTGAGCTGCACGGCGGCTCAAGAACATGGGCTGTTTGGGGCAGCCCGGGCTGGGGATTTGAAGGCGTTTGAGGTTCTTGTAGAGAGAGAACCGGGTCTTATACATCAGACTACTGTGTATGATCGCTTCTCCGCTCTGCATATTGCTGCTGCAAATGGGCAGATTGAG GTCCTTTCATTGATTTTGGAGAAATCTGTTCATCCAGATGTGGTCAATCGGCATAAGCAG ACTCCTCTTATGCTGGCTGCAATGCATGGGAAGATCTCTTGCGTGCAGAAGCTCATCCAAGCTGGTGCAAAT ATTTTGATGTTTGATTCATTGCACGGAAGAACTTGCTTGCATTACGCTGCCTATTACGGCCATTCAGATTGCCTACAAGCCATTCTTTCTGCGGCACAGACAACTCCCGTCGCTGATTCTTG GGGATTTGCACGGTTTGTGAATGTTAGAGACGGCAATGGAGCGACGCCATTGCACTTGGCGGCCCGGCAAAGACGGCCTGGCTGCATCCATATTCTTTTAGACAATGGGGGACTTGTCTGTGCTGCAACGGGCGGATATGG CTGCCCAGGGAGCACCCCACTTCATTTGGCGGCTCGAGGGGGGTGTTTGGATTCAGTCCGGAAATTGCTTGCATGGGGAGCAGATCGATTCCAAAGAGATTCATCTGG GAGGATACCATACACTGTCGCTCTGAGACACAAACACAATGCATGCGCAGCGCTGCTGAACCCCAGTTCAGCTGAGCCTTTGGTTTGGCCCTCACCCTTGAAATTCATTAGTGAACTCAATCCAGAGGCGAAGGTCCTATTAGAGAGGGCTCTGATGGAGGCGaacagggagagggagaagaacaTCTTGAAGGGGACAGCATATTCATTACCATCCCCACCACCTTCTGATAATGGGGTAGAAGATGATATCGATGAG GCCAGCGAGAACGAGCTATGTTGCATCTGCTTCGACCAGGTCTGCACGATTGAGGTCCAAGACTGTGGCCATCAGATGTGCGCGCACTGCACGCTGGCACTATGCTGCCACAAGAAGCCAGACCCTACCACTGCTTGCTTAACCGCCCCGGTCTGCCCCTTCTGCCGCAGCAACATAGCCCAGCTGGTGGTTGCCAAGACAGAGAACGATGAAGGAGACGATCTCCCTTCAAAGCTAAGGAAGGCAAGGCGGTCTCGGAACTTCAGCGAGGGCAGCAGCAGTTTCAAGGGCTTATCGACCGCGGGTTCATTTGGGAGGGTGGCGGGCCGCAGTTCAGGAAGGATCTCCGACAGCAACGATGGGATCGACAAGCCTTGA